AGACTTCGTCGATAACGTTTTCCTTAATATAGGCAAAGGCCTCTTCCTTGGTTGCCAGGTTTTCGAAATGGCAGTCCTCCACCGGTTCATCATCCAGCAGAAAGACCTTTTCGAATTCGTAATGGACGCATTCATTATTTTTAATGAAATTGCTGACATCCTCAAGCTGGTCCAGTTTGTCACTGTAAGTAAAGACCACCACCTTATTGATCTGACATTTGCTTGCCGAATGTCTTTTACAGTAGGCCTTGGCAAAATTTCTGAAGGCAAAAGTCATCATGACGGTTAAAACATACATTAAACCAATATACAAACGGGAATAGTCGCTGGAGGTCTTAATCAGAAAGGTGATAAAGATGGTCAGCACATAAACCGTCGATACCTGAAAAACAACCGATGCGGCCTCGTCGTAATAACCGCGGCAATAAATGTTTTTGTAGGACTGGTTAAACAGAATAAAAATAAAGAAACTTAAAGACATAATCAGGGCCAGCTGCAGATAGGAATTGTAATTTCTTGCAGTAATGATTCCCGCAATAAAGGGCAGCAGAAACGCAAACTGCATACAAATAAAATCGATAATTGTAAACTGATAATGCTTTAACCAGTCATCTTCGTAGATCTTATACATTTGGTTCCTCACTTCCAAAACTTATTAATTTACAGACAATCCAACTCACTTTAAATAGGTCATACCATCTACGTCATACAAATATTTTTACTGCAGGCTTTGCTGCCCACAATTCCCACTTGCCGGCCGATTTAATTATGTTTATTGTTCTTCTGCCACCTCATAAAAGAGATCCACCGTTAGCTGGTTAAGACTTGCCTTGTCCGGGTAAAACTCGATATAGTCGTCACTCCCCTGTTTGGTTTCCCCGCTCAGGCTATAGACTTGGGCCTCCGGATAGGACTGAATATAATTCTGGAACTCGCCAATCTTTACATAGTCACAATTGGTGACCAGGTAGTCATCAATGGCGCCAAAGGCGTTGGCTAAAAAGCTGTTGTTGCCCGTTGAGCTGGCTTTTAAATTATGATAAAAGCCATTGATATAGAGTTCCTGCCTGCCGATACGGGCAAGGTTTGAATTATCGGAAACATACCAGCGCTGACGCACAAACTTCAGTGCCTGGTCTCCCATCAAAGTCACTGTCGTATCTTCGGTGAAGGTCGGGTCAATCACTGTCATGTCATCTGTCAGGGTTACCGTTACTCCGCCGACCATATCATTTAGAATCGGGATGGCATCCATTTTCATAATCGCATAATTATCGATGGTGATCCCGCCCAGCAGGCTTTCCACGGCGTTAACTGTATTTTCGGCACTGTCTTTTAATCCGGTGCCGTAGGTATGGGAAAGGGCAATCTGTTCGTAGAGGGTTCCGGCACTTCTGCCGCCCAGCCCCAGAACCGGGACATCGGTCATGGTATCTCGATTGACTACCAGGATTTTGCAGGTGTTTTCCTCTGTGTTGTAGGCAATCAGAGAGATAAAGTCAATCTGTTCATCATTCTTGTAGGATCCGCTTTCCACCGCATCACCAAACTTATCGACCCCGCCCAAAAGAACTGTATACACATCCGGGTCGGGGAGATATTTCACCCCGTCGATGGTTATGGCTTTCAGCTCATCATAATCTGTAAGTGTCTGCCCGGCATAGGCGATCTCCTCTTCATGCCCCAGGTAGGAAATCCCCAGATAAGCAGTAACCAGAATAACAGCGCTGAGTACTAAAATTATGATGATGCGAAAAATAATGTTACTGCTAATACTATGTCTTATTCTCATGGTATCAGATCAATTAAGAGGTCTTTTTCATTTTTGTAATGACTAAGGCTGCGACAACAATTATGACACCAGCACCTGCCAAAATTGGAATCATCATAGAATTGCTGGTTGTTGCTTCGGCGGTTTCAGCTTCTACTGCCGATGCGGTTTCCACACTGGCTGATAAAAAGGCCACCGGGCATAAGTGAGGGAAGGTAACGGTTACGCTGCCATCTGCATTGACGACTACATCATCCGAGGATACAAAATCCCATCCGCCGGTTTCGGCATTGTAGACAATGACAACAATCACATCGCCTTCGTTATAGCCAGCATCGAAGGTCATTTGCACATCATAACCCTGGTCAAAGGTTGCGGCTCTTAAGGCATCACTGATACTAACATCGATAATATCTCTGACGGCAAAGTCGCTGTCGGAATAATCCGGATAGGAAGCAGCGATAAAATCGGTCAGATTGGTATAAAATTCAGAACCAGTATTTAGGAGCTGGTCTCTGGCGGCTATATAATTTTCCAGAGCCTCACCGGTTAGTGTGGCTTCAAAATCCGAGTCAGTGGTAATGGTAACAGCACCATCAGCGGCTGGAATATAGTGGGTTACCCCATCTGCATCCACATAAGAAGCAATGGCTAATGTGCCGTCCGGTGCGGTAAAAGTGGTCAGTGTCGGACCATCCGTTCCAGCAACACTTGGTGCTATGGTGGCAAAGACATGGCTGCTTAGTAACAGGGTAATAACTGTTGTTGCCAGTAATATAAGTTTCCAGTTTTTCTTACTTTTCATAATTTCTTCCTTCCCTTAAATAGTTTGTTTGTTTATCTAAAAAAGTCTCTACACTTTGGGTCCCAAGTTTATCTATCATGGTCTGATAGGCTTCTTGTATATTTGGCGGCCGGGTGGTCAGATTGTGACAATCCGAGCCGATAAAATCTATATAATCTTTCTTCATAAGCTTCAGTGCCTTTCTTTGGGTCTTCCAGTCTATAAAATAGTCTACACTGACCTGAATTAAAAAGTTATTACAGACATAATCAATATTGTCTGTTCCCTTTTGGCACTTGATATACCGTTCGATATGGGCTAAAACCAGTTTAAGATTTGTTTTGTTTTCAACATGATGCAAGTCCTCAACCATTCGCTCTGTCCATACCGTTACTGGCATTTCCACCAAGAGTAAGTTTGTTTCTTCTATTCTTAGTTTTTCTATCTCTTCTGAATTTCCCATGCCATCGTAATAAGCGACTTCGGCACCAATTAAAAGATTGTCGTAGGTTTTACCCAATGCTTCAACAGAAGCATTTCTTCTTTCCAAAAATCGATCCGGCTGATCCTGCCAGGGATAGAAATGCGGTGTTGCAACAAGAATTTCAACCCCCTGTTCAAATGACTGCCTGATCATTTCATTCGATTCTTCACTATTGTGGCTGCCATCATCCATTCCTGGTAAGACGTGTGAATGAAAATCGATCATAATATCACCCGTTGGTCAGCGAAGAACTTGTGTGGGCGTATTTTGAATTGCTGTAATCGGAATAGCTGTAATTATCGCTATATTTTTTATAGTAACCCGATCTGACCTGGGTATAACTATTGAAGATAAAACCAAGAATTTTGGTATTGGAAAATTTAAGCTGTCTGATGGTTTCAGACAGGGACTTCTGATCGCTCCGGTCCTGTCTGACCACCACCACCATACCATCGATAAATTTGGAGGCAATCACTGCATCCGCCACCACCGTAACCGGCGGCAAATCGATGATGATATAGTCATAGGCCATGGAACAGGCGTCCAGAAATTCCTTCATTTTCTTAGAATCCAGCAGTTCTGCCGGGTTTGGTGGAATGCTCCCCGCCGGGGCCAGATCCAGTTTTACATCTTCCGATGCATCAATTGAATTGAGAATATCTCTAACTGGTATGTCATGGCCAACCAGCAGGTCGGTTAGGCCTATTTTGTAGGACTTGCCCAGTTTTGAGGTAACCGTCGGCTTTCTGAAATCCGCTTCGATAATTAACACCTTTTTATTGTTGGCCGCGATGGAATAGGCCAGGTTAATGGAAGTCAGGCTTTTTCCCTCGCCGGTAATGGCGCTGGTAACGCCAATGACCTTGCACATTTTATCGTTGGCAAAAGAGAATTCCAGGTTGGTTCGTAACCGTTTATAAGCTTCTGTGGCCTGAAAGTTCAGGCTGTTACCAATTTTCTGCTGCTCGCTTTTTTTATTGCGCTCCGAGCGTTTGCTTGATGACTTTTTCTTTTTAAAACCAAACATACTCTCCTCCATTCTCTTTCTTTACTGTTTGTAATTGCTGTAATAGTTATTATTGCTGTCGTCCCGATCCATATCCGGGATAATGGCCAAAAGCGGGATATCGGTGTAATTGGTGACCAGATAATCTTCCTCCCTGATGGTGGTATCGCTAAGTTCAATAATGATAATCAGGCCGGCGCTCAAAACGAAACCAACCAGTGCGCCCATTAAAGTGTATTTAAATAAGTTGGGGCTGCTTTTAGCGGCTGGAACCACCGCGTAATCGACGATTCTGGCCGAGCTGCCTTCCACAATGCTGGAAATTCGCTCCGGCAGATCTTCTGCTATGGTATTGGCAATCAGTTCCGCCCGGTAGGGGTCGGTGTCGGTGACCAGGATTTCGAAAACTTCGGTGGAATCCACCGATGCTGCGGTAATCATTTCCACCAGTTCATCATAGGTCAGATCCAGCTGGGCATCGGCGATCACTTCGTTTAACATCTGTCGGGACTTTAAAATAACCATATAGGTATCGACTAAGCTTTTGGAAGCGGTAATATCGGTGCTGGAGATACTCAGTGCCGAGGTATCAAATGACAGGCCATTATTGTTGACATACATCTGGGCGCTGGATTCATATAAGGGGTCGACATAGAGATAGGTATAGGCCAATGCGCCGCCGCCAAAGATAAAAGAAACGAGGACCAGCAGCCAGGCTTTGTGCCAGAGGGCCTTTATCAGTTTTAGTAAGTCAATTTCCAGTTCATCATTTTGTTCAGTGTTATTCGTCATGGGCTCTCCTCATTGTTTGCTTTTAAGAAATTAAAACTTAATAATTGGAAGCGAAACTCGAAATATGTGTATTTTTCTTTATTTTACGATATTTCGCCGATTTGATATTGAATAAATTGTGAAGCTGTAAATAAATACTTAAAATAATTAGGTATTCTGTTTATTCTATCATGGCCGTTTACTGTATACAACGTGTGACAAAAAGTGTGACAAGATAAATTTTTGCTTTTTTTAGCAAATTTCTACTTTCTCATTTTTAGTTGTTGATTTTTTTTGCCATTCAAATATTTTGCGATATTATTGCGTTATAGGCATATTTATATATAAAAAAGCAATGTTCGCCCCTCTAGGAGCAACCATTGCTAACTTGTTTTCAATATTTTCCTGTGGATTGTATTTTCGTTAAATTTTATAAATTACTTATTTATATAGTTGCATTTATTGTAGCACTATTCTTTTGCGCTGACAATATGTGACAAAAAGTGTGGCAGTAACAATTTTGTAAAAAAAAGACATCCGAAGATGTCTTATGAGATGGTCAATACGTCTGAAAACCCGGTCATATCAAAAATTTCCATAACAGTGTCGCAAACCTCTTTAACTTCCAGCTTTCCGCTGATGGCGTTAACCTTTTTCTGAATCATCAGAATCACCCGCAGGCCGGCACTGGAAATATAGTCCATATCTTTTAGATTCAATTCGACGTTCTTGGCCTCATCCAAAACACCGTTAAATGCCGCTTCCAGCTCCGGGGCAGTGGTGGTATCCAAACGACCAACCAGGGCAATCACCATTTTGTCATCCGATAAATTCTTGTTAATCTCCATTTTAGTGCTCCTTTTATTTATATTCATATTTTTAGCTCAATCGTAAACGTTATTAGTATACCATGAATTGTGCATAAAAAAAAGGAAGGGGAAATAAATTCCGGCTTTACTTTATTCTTACCACTCTCTATGAATCTGATACATCATGGCATTTAAGATAGTTGCCACCACCGGGCTGCCGCCTTTTCGGCCATTGATGCGAATACTTGGCGTATCAATCTGATCCAGTGCTTCCTTGGAATCAGCCGCTCCGACAAAGCCGATGGGAGCCCCAATAATTAGGTCCGATTTAGCCTTACCCGCTTTGATGTTTTCTATCAGGGTAAACAGGGCTGTTGGCGCATTGCCGATGGCGTAGATACCGATCGAATCATCTTTAAAAGCTTTTTCCATGGCCACCGTTGATCGGGTAACACCCCGTTCTTTGGCTTCTTCTGCCACATCCAGATCATGGCTGTAATTGACAATTTCGATCCCATTGTCTGCCAGAGCTTTTTTATTGACACCGGACTGTATCATTCGGGTATCGGCATAGATTTTTTTACCAGCACGCAGAGCACCCATACCCGATTCATAACCGCCATTTAGAAACTCCAACAAATCGGCATATTCAAAATCAGCCGTCGTATGTATAATACGTTTTACAATCGGATCGATTTCCGCTGGAAAGCTTTTATCTCCCAGCTCTTCGGTAATAATTTCAAAACTTCTTTCTTCAATTCCTCGTGGATCATTCATGTACTGCATAACTTCCTCCTAAAAGATGTGATTTATTGTATTAAATTTTTCATCCCAGGTCTCAACCTGATCATGATTAATAACCTCTATTTCGCTGCCCTGATAGTCCCCATCAGCGGATTCCATCAGCTCTTCCATATCGCCTTGAATGTCTAAATAAACCTTTTTGAGGATTTCAAATGTTTCTTCCTCCGGCTCCCATTTTTTGCGCTCCTTGAGCTCCATAAAACGGCGGGTCATTTCTTCCAAGGCAAACTGATTGTCTTCTTTCAGCCAGTTAAGCGTGTCCGGATCATCCAGATAAACTTTTACCAACTTGTCGATTTTTATATCTTTGATGGTTTCAGTCATGCATTTCCAGTCGAAAATCGTCTGGACTTTACACATGATTTCCGAACCACCCAGCTCACTTTTATTCTTGACGGCTTCGTTCCAGAGCGGATTAAACATAGTCTGATCCATCATTTGATCGATGGCTTCTTCCATAGAATTGATATTTCCCTGTTGCTTATAATCGGTCGTTCCATGATAGTAATTTAAGTCTTCCATTTTGAAGGCCCGTTTCACCTCATTAAAGCCACCCATGACTGATGCCGAAAAACTGGACGAAAGCAGGTCATACCGTTTGCTGACTGATGTTTCATAGGCGATATCAGCTGATTTCACATTGGCGACAAATTCTTCATAAAAGCTTTCGCCAAACAGGCCTTCCCCATAGGCATAACCGGAAAACAAGGTAAATATTTTTGCCAGCTCGCTCTCATCTTCCCAGGCACTGGCTTGGAGTGCCAGATCGACACCTGAACCGTAAGCCCCTGGCTTATCGCCAAAAATCCGAACAGTCGACCTCCGCCTAATCTGATCTTCGGTTAATCCCATTTCTCTGAGACTTTCTGCCATGAGCCGGCTGTTTTTCCTGACAAAGTTTAACTTATCCGGTTCATCCACTTCAGCTGCCATTCTTACCGCCTGATCCATCATGGACACTAGTTCCGGATAGGAATCCCGAAGCACTCCTGAAATCCGCACAATCACATCCAGCCTTGGCCGATTTAATTCTTCCGGCGGGATGATTTCTATATCCATAACGATTCCACTCTCGTTCCATACCGGCCGGACGCCTAAAATATTTAAAACCTGTGACAGTTCTTCCCCATTTGTTTTTGAAATATCCGTTGAAATCATATTGAGCGCCACTTTTTCAGGAATTTGGCCAAAGTCGTTAATATGCCGCCTAACAAGTTGATCCGCCAAATCCGCTCCGATGCCATAGGCTTCTTTTGTCGGCACTTTTTGTGTATCCATCAGATAGATATTTCGGCCTGTCGGCAATACGTTAAGCAGTCCGTCTTTGGGCATTCCGGATAGTCCTGGCTCAAGGTAGCCGCCATTAAGAGCAACCATTAGGCCATCGAGTTCATTTTCAACGCCTTTAAAACTGTCTGCACATTTTTCAATTTCTTCAGCCAGTTTTCTTTCTTCCTTTTCAGAATTAAAGGGCAGCTCTTTTGGCAACGGTTCTTTCTCAAGCACGGCTTCTATGAATTTTAACAATCCGGCATGAAAATCATACTCATTTTTAATTCCCTGTTTCAGTTCAAAAACGACTGGCGAGTTACCCTCAAGGGATTCTTTTATAAAAGCTATTTGCTCGGAAACTTCTGGAATTTGGGCAAATACATGGAGTTTCTCTTCTGATCCGCAATTGATTGACTGAACCAGACGATTACCGAGGGCCTTTAAGCCTTCAAGAAAATTTTCCTCATCCTGGATCACTTTCTCATATTCCGGATGACCGTCTATCATTTCCATGATCCGAAGGCCGATTAATTCCACCTGATTGCTTTCAGCTGTGACAGCTTCCAAATACTGGCCAATCACCTTGACCAGTTCGATTCGCTCCGGATCTTTTATCATGGTTGATGGCAGATAGTCAATGATTTTGGCATAGGACCGTCTCTTGGCCCCTGCCCCTTCAACTCCCACTGCCATATTGTAGCAGTAGAAATGATTGAGGGCTCCGACTACCGTATTAGGCCAGCAGTCAGGACCCGGAGCATTGGTTTTACCGGGCAGGTGTTCCAGACTTCCGCCCGTACCAACATGAACAAGGGCCGCCACTTTCTCAATATGTTCCAGGTAGCGGTAGGTGGCCAAATACTGGTGGGGTGGCGGACAGGACGGATCGTGGAGAATTTTACAGACTTCGCCCGTACATTTGGGACCATAACAGCCCCTTTTGGGTTGAATCATCACTGTTATATTGCCAAATCGCAATCCGGTAATAACCATTTCACCATCTACGACCATGCCCTCACCCGGCGGCGGGCCCCAGAATTTTTCCATTTCAGCCTGCTGGTTTTGGGTCAGTTCATTATAAAACTGATCATAGCCTCCCTGACCTGTTAAACCCATCCGGAAAAGATCGCCACCATGTTTAACAATCTCTTCAACCGTTGTCCAGCGAAAATCCTGGTAGGCTTTTTTCTCCATCAAAAGACTCTTTAAAGCCTTACCGTTTTCCGGCAGATTTTCAACCACATAGCCGTCTTCTTTAAGCCGCTCTAAAATCTTCACAACGCTTTCAAAAACGTTTAACCCAACACCAATGCCCAGTGTCGCTTCGACACCAGCACAGGGGGCAGAGTGAAGCATCAAAGACACTTTTTTATCCTTATTTTTAAGTCCCTGAATTAAGAGGACGCTTTTCACCCGTTCTACCAGGGTATCGATCTGTTCATCAATCGGAATCGAGACCAGTTCCTGGCCTCTTTTTTCTTTTGTTCCAATCAGCACAGGCTCAACCATCCCCAACCGTTCAGGACTTGTAAAGGCCCATGATATTTCAGAAAACAAACCGCTTATGCTGTTTTCCCATTCCTTCTGGGTTTGGAGATGACTGATAATTGGTCTTAAAACCGGAATTCGCATCTGCTTAAAGCTCTCAACACCTTGCGTAAATAGATCATCCCCTAAATCCCGGCCGGTTGCGGCAATCATCTGAAAATTAATCAGGGCATCAATCGCAAGCTGACCGCATTTTGAATAACAGTCGGCTACAAGCTGTGTAAATGTCCGAATACCAGACTCCGGTTCGGAAGACGAAGTCGAAAAAACAGGAACGACCCCAATCCCCTGTTTTTCAAAGCATCGAATTAAAGCAGTTTCTACCCTGATATTTCGCCGATGGAAGTTTTGAGCATGGGTTAAAATCCCTACATAATGACTGAAATCCTTTTTATACCAGGCAAGATAAAGCTCAAGACTGGAAAAAGTCACCTTACTATCCGGATGAAAAATGCCATCACTTTTCTTATCTTGCATTTGCCCCTCCACTTGCCAGCATCGAAGACCGGGACATTTCTCTGACCGCATCGGCCAGCAGATCCGATTCCAGCTCTTCAATCCGGTAATACTGTGCGCCCATATTGGCGGCCAGGTCTTTAGCTAATCCCAGTTTAATGAAATCTGATTCCGTATCGACTACGATCGTCTGAATGCCTTCAAAAGCAATTTTTGTTCCGATATTAACCGCTTCTTTAAAAGGATCCTGACCCGGCGTACCCACGTTGGTCCGGCCATCGGAAACGACGACCATAATGGGCAGGACATCTTCATTTTTTCGGGTCTCATTTTTAATCAGTTCATAGCCTTTTACCAGGCCGTCTGCCAGCGGTGTCTTACCACCCGTAGGCAGGTTCTGCAGTGATTTTTGGGCCAGATCAACACTTCTAGTCACATTAAGGAGCACCTCTGCCTCTTGCTTTCTAAAGGCTACCAGTCCTACCCGGTCACGCTTCTGATAGGCATCGGTTAAAAGTGAAACGATCGCCCCCTTAACCGTTGACATCCGTTTTTTAGCCCCCATTGACCCAGAGGCATCGACAACAAATACAATCGTCGAACCAGAGCGTTTTTCACGAACCTTTTCTCTTATATCCTCACTTTTAATGCAAAGTGCTAATCCATTTTTTTCTCTTTTATTCTGAAAAGGCGCCGCCTCCCTGAGGGTTGCGTCAAAAGCCAGGTCTGTCAGCTCATTTTGTTTGGTTCGGCTTTTGATATACTGACCCTTCTTAAGATCCGTATGGGTTTTGATTCGTTTTCCCTCACCTTTGCGTTTTTTGCGGTCATTAACTTTAATGTTAAGGTTCTTAACCGCA
This genomic interval from Eubacteriaceae bacterium ES3 contains the following:
- a CDS encoding LCP family protein, which codes for MRIRHSISSNIIFRIIIILVLSAVILVTAYLGISYLGHEEEIAYAGQTLTDYDELKAITIDGVKYLPDPDVYTVLLGGVDKFGDAVESGSYKNDEQIDFISLIAYNTEENTCKILVVNRDTMTDVPVLGLGGRSAGTLYEQIALSHTYGTGLKDSAENTVNAVESLLGGITIDNYAIMKMDAIPILNDMVGGVTVTLTDDMTVIDPTFTEDTTVTLMGDQALKFVRQRWYVSDNSNLARIGRQELYINGFYHNLKASSTGNNSFLANAFGAIDDYLVTNCDYVKIGEFQNYIQSYPEAQVYSLSGETKQGSDDYIEFYPDKASLNQLTVDLFYEVAEEQ
- a CDS encoding CpsB/CapC family capsule biosynthesis tyrosine phosphatase, yielding MIDFHSHVLPGMDDGSHNSEESNEMIRQSFEQGVEILVATPHFYPWQDQPDRFLERRNASVEALGKTYDNLLIGAEVAYYDGMGNSEEIEKLRIEETNLLLVEMPVTVWTERMVEDLHHVENKTNLKLVLAHIERYIKCQKGTDNIDYVCNNFLIQVSVDYFIDWKTQRKALKLMKKDYIDFIGSDCHNLTTRPPNIQEAYQTMIDKLGTQSVETFLDKQTNYLREGRNYEK
- a CDS encoding CpsD/CapB family tyrosine-protein kinase; the protein is MFGFKKKKSSSKRSERNKKSEQQKIGNSLNFQATEAYKRLRTNLEFSFANDKMCKVIGVTSAITGEGKSLTSINLAYSIAANNKKVLIIEADFRKPTVTSKLGKSYKIGLTDLLVGHDIPVRDILNSIDASEDVKLDLAPAGSIPPNPAELLDSKKMKEFLDACSMAYDYIIIDLPPVTVVADAVIASKFIDGMVVVVRQDRSDQKSLSETIRQLKFSNTKILGFIFNSYTQVRSGYYKKYSDNYSYSDYSNSKYAHTSSSLTNG
- a CDS encoding Wzz/FepE/Etk N-terminal domain-containing protein, which codes for MTNNTEQNDELEIDLLKLIKALWHKAWLLVLVSFIFGGGALAYTYLYVDPLYESSAQMYVNNNGLSFDTSALSISSTDITASKSLVDTYMVILKSRQMLNEVIADAQLDLTYDELVEMITAASVDSTEVFEILVTDTDPYRAELIANTIAEDLPERISSIVEGSSARIVDYAVVPAAKSSPNLFKYTLMGALVGFVLSAGLIIIIELSDTTIREEDYLVTNYTDIPLLAIIPDMDRDDSNNNYYSNYKQ
- a CDS encoding STAS domain-containing protein — encoded protein: MEINKNLSDDKMVIALVGRLDTTTAPELEAAFNGVLDEAKNVELNLKDMDYISSAGLRVILMIQKKVNAISGKLEVKEVCDTVMEIFDMTGFSDVLTIS
- a CDS encoding precorrin-8X methylmutase, with the translated sequence MQYMNDPRGIEERSFEIITEELGDKSFPAEIDPIVKRIIHTTADFEYADLLEFLNGGYESGMGALRAGKKIYADTRMIQSGVNKKALADNGIEIVNYSHDLDVAEEAKERGVTRSTVAMEKAFKDDSIGIYAIGNAPTALFTLIENIKAGKAKSDLIIGAPIGFVGAADSKEALDQIDTPSIRINGRKGGSPVVATILNAMMYQIHREW
- a CDS encoding cobaltochelatase subunit CobN — protein: MQDKKSDGIFHPDSKVTFSSLELYLAWYKKDFSHYVGILTHAQNFHRRNIRVETALIRCFEKQGIGVVPVFSTSSSEPESGIRTFTQLVADCYSKCGQLAIDALINFQMIAATGRDLGDDLFTQGVESFKQMRIPVLRPIISHLQTQKEWENSISGLFSEISWAFTSPERLGMVEPVLIGTKEKRGQELVSIPIDEQIDTLVERVKSVLLIQGLKNKDKKVSLMLHSAPCAGVEATLGIGVGLNVFESVVKILERLKEDGYVVENLPENGKALKSLLMEKKAYQDFRWTTVEEIVKHGGDLFRMGLTGQGGYDQFYNELTQNQQAEMEKFWGPPPGEGMVVDGEMVITGLRFGNITVMIQPKRGCYGPKCTGEVCKILHDPSCPPPHQYLATYRYLEHIEKVAALVHVGTGGSLEHLPGKTNAPGPDCWPNTVVGALNHFYCYNMAVGVEGAGAKRRSYAKIIDYLPSTMIKDPERIELVKVIGQYLEAVTAESNQVELIGLRIMEMIDGHPEYEKVIQDEENFLEGLKALGNRLVQSINCGSEEKLHVFAQIPEVSEQIAFIKESLEGNSPVVFELKQGIKNEYDFHAGLLKFIEAVLEKEPLPKELPFNSEKEERKLAEEIEKCADSFKGVENELDGLMVALNGGYLEPGLSGMPKDGLLNVLPTGRNIYLMDTQKVPTKEAYGIGADLADQLVRRHINDFGQIPEKVALNMISTDISKTNGEELSQVLNILGVRPVWNESGIVMDIEIIPPEELNRPRLDVIVRISGVLRDSYPELVSMMDQAVRMAAEVDEPDKLNFVRKNSRLMAESLREMGLTEDQIRRRSTVRIFGDKPGAYGSGVDLALQASAWEDESELAKIFTLFSGYAYGEGLFGESFYEEFVANVKSADIAYETSVSKRYDLLSSSFSASVMGGFNEVKRAFKMEDLNYYHGTTDYKQQGNINSMEEAIDQMMDQTMFNPLWNEAVKNKSELGGSEIMCKVQTIFDWKCMTETIKDIKIDKLVKVYLDDPDTLNWLKEDNQFALEEMTRRFMELKERKKWEPEEETFEILKKVYLDIQGDMEELMESADGDYQGSEIEVINHDQVETWDEKFNTINHIF